The DNA window CGTACCCATTGCTATTTGTTACGATGAGTGGTGCTCATCTTTACGGATTTCCCTCCGCTGATTCCGATTACGATCTGCGAGGTGTTCATCTCCTTCCACTAACCGAAATAGTGGGACTCAATGCGAAACAGGAAACCATTGAAGTTTCTGAAATCGGCTCTGGATTACAGATTGATCTGGTGACTCATGATGCCAGGAAATTTTTTCAACTTCTTTTGAAGAGAAATGGGTACGTACTGGAACAGCTTTATTCGCCTCTGGTCCTTCATTCCACGGCCGAGTACCTGGAGCTAAAGGAGATCGCTCAGGGATGCTTGACGCGTCATCACAGCCATCATTATCTCGGTTTTGCGGATGCGCAGTGGAGATTATTCAATGCCGATCCGAAGATCAAAACGTTGCTTTATCTTTATCGAGTTTTGCTTACCGGAATTCATCTCATGACATCCGGCACGATTGAAGCGAACCTTCTTAAACTAAATGAGGAATTCCGATTGCCCTACATACAGGATCTGGTAGCTTTCAAGGTTTCGAGTCAGGAGCAAGCGCGGCTGACAGATGCAGATATTTCGTTCCATCACTCAGAGTACTTGCGTTTGCGAAAATGGTTGGAAGCATCCTACAGCTGAGCTCAATGACCTGCTGATCCGGCTGCGGCTTAAGGGCCTGCGTTGACATTCGTTTTTCGAAAGCCGAGGTTTCTGGACAAAAACGACTGAGGCGGGGAGAACAACGACGTGTAGAAAGAGTCAATGCCCAAAGTCCAGTACAACCTATTTTAGCTTCCCCACCCTCGGTAACGATTTGGCTGGCGACCTGTCAGATCAAACTGACGTTTCATGATCCGTCTTTGTGCTTTATGATAACCACATTTCAGAAACTTTCGCAGTCGCCGGGAAACGTTTAACTGACTGAA is part of the bacterium genome and encodes:
- a CDS encoding nucleotidyltransferase domain-containing protein, with product MDQRLHDCISRQPYPLLFVTMSGAHLYGFPSADSDYDLRGVHLLPLTEIVGLNAKQETIEVSEIGSGLQIDLVTHDARKFFQLLLKRNGYVLEQLYSPLVLHSTAEYLELKEIAQGCLTRHHSHHYLGFADAQWRLFNADPKIKTLLYLYRVLLTGIHLMTSGTIEANLLKLNEEFRLPYIQDLVAFKVSSQEQARLTDADISFHHSEYLRLRKWLEASYS